AAAAAATTATATTGCTGACCTCAAAGATCTCGGCTTGATTGAAGATGAAACAACGCTTAAACTCACTGAAAAGGGCAGACAATACGTCAAAGATTACGAAAATGTCGTTGAATTCATGAAACGCATGGGATTAACATATGAATGAATAACTGGACTAAAAGCCAGTTCAAAGGTGCTCTACTCAACGGAATAAAATGGGTTTGGTTTTTCTGAAGGCCCAGGAGGCACGGAT
The DNA window shown above is from Candidatus Bathyarchaeota archaeon and carries:
- a CDS encoding winged helix-turn-helix domain-containing protein — its product is MKIPRRDKLKIYGDILLVLQQQPKAEKIVLTRVQAQANVAFDRLKNYIADLKDLGLIEDETTLKLTEKGRQYVKDYENVVEFMKRMGLTYE